One window of Gloeothece citriformis PCC 7424 genomic DNA carries:
- a CDS encoding energy-coupling factor ABC transporter ATP-binding protein, giving the protein MTMTNQTPAIVVKNLSFNWANGARVLDACSLKVPQGEFWMLLGTNGSGKSTLLRLLAGLLTPNGGEIEINSPVGFVFQNPDHQLVMPTVGADVAFGLVKEKLSWKQIRERVREALEAVNLLELERRPIYALSGGQKQRIAIAGALARHCDILLLDEPTALLDADTQQELVAQVQRLVKSRGLTALWVTHRLDELDFCDGAFLLEGGKVVAQGEPKQIKEKLLQTTERES; this is encoded by the coding sequence ATGACCATGACAAATCAAACCCCGGCCATTGTGGTGAAAAATTTAAGTTTCAATTGGGCTAACGGAGCAAGGGTGTTAGACGCTTGCTCTTTAAAAGTTCCTCAAGGAGAATTCTGGATGTTATTGGGCACGAATGGCAGTGGGAAATCTACCTTATTAAGATTATTAGCTGGTTTATTAACTCCCAATGGCGGAGAAATCGAGATAAACTCTCCAGTCGGCTTTGTGTTTCAAAATCCGGATCATCAATTAGTCATGCCCACAGTTGGGGCAGATGTGGCTTTTGGATTAGTTAAAGAAAAACTCTCTTGGAAGCAAATTAGAGAGCGAGTCAGAGAAGCCTTAGAAGCGGTTAACTTATTAGAACTAGAAAGACGACCGATTTATGCTCTGAGTGGCGGACAGAAACAACGTATTGCCATAGCTGGGGCACTTGCTCGTCATTGTGATATTTTGTTATTGGATGAACCCACCGCCTTACTCGATGCCGACACTCAGCAAGAATTAGTCGCCCAAGTCCAACGGTTAGTCAAAAGCCGAGGACTAACGGCACTGTGGGTTACTCATCGATTAGATGAATTAGATTTTTGTGATGGAGCATTTTTACTCGAAGGGGGAAAGGTTGTTGCTCAAGGAGAGCCAAAGCAAATTAAGGAAAAACTTTTACAAACAACTGAAAGAGAATCATAA
- a CDS encoding NYN domain-containing protein: MASSSSKALLLVDGYNIIGAWSSLKQIQEKQGLDSARRELIETLINYSAHQGYTTQVVFDAQYQKSPTTQEQYTPTLSVCYTAFAQTADTYIEKICASFFRASVGLHSRIIVATSDHAQRLTIVGYGAEWMSAQKLAHEVDFVAHKIRRKHRPRKPSGGRFLVHGLDAKSQALLSQWRHGKY; the protein is encoded by the coding sequence ATGGCCTCGTCTTCCTCCAAAGCTTTACTTCTGGTTGATGGTTATAACATCATCGGCGCTTGGTCTTCTCTTAAACAAATCCAAGAGAAGCAAGGGCTAGACTCAGCCCGTCGTGAATTAATCGAAACATTAATTAATTACAGCGCTCATCAAGGCTACACCACTCAAGTGGTCTTTGATGCCCAATATCAAAAAAGTCCAACGACACAAGAACAATATACCCCAACCCTCTCAGTTTGCTATACGGCTTTTGCCCAAACCGCAGACACTTATATAGAAAAAATTTGTGCTTCTTTTTTTCGGGCTTCTGTCGGACTTCATTCTAGAATTATTGTTGCCACTTCAGACCACGCCCAACGACTTACCATAGTGGGATATGGAGCAGAATGGATGTCAGCGCAAAAACTAGCCCATGAAGTAGACTTTGTCGCCCATAAAATCAGGAGAAAACATCGACCCCGAAAACCATCCGGAGGTCGTTTTTTAGTTCACGGACTCGATGCTAAATCCCAAGCCCTTCTATCTCAATGGCGACATGGGAAATATTGA
- a CDS encoding sterol desaturase family protein — protein sequence MRESFPLIIIPVISFIAAFIFASLVEYWVHRLMHRSLRFGKRHRDHHRRNEGQGVVWEFFDYLKGTIVIMCLPFLISLPIGIGWCLGSLVYAAFSAYAHQLQHENPTKCFWMKMPVHYVHHKHNQWHHNFGLGVDWWDFVFKTYQPVDWLSEEELKQPPRDYLQLRWW from the coding sequence ATGAGAGAATCATTCCCTTTGATCATTATCCCTGTTATTTCGTTTATTGCTGCTTTTATTTTCGCTAGTTTGGTGGAATATTGGGTACATCGTTTAATGCACCGCTCCCTGCGTTTTGGGAAACGTCACCGAGATCATCACCGTCGTAATGAGGGGCAAGGGGTAGTCTGGGAATTTTTTGACTATTTGAAGGGCACTATTGTCATTATGTGCTTACCGTTTTTAATCAGTTTGCCTATTGGCATCGGTTGGTGTTTGGGCAGTTTAGTTTATGCGGCTTTTTCTGCCTATGCCCATCAATTACAACATGAAAATCCGACTAAATGTTTCTGGATGAAAATGCCTGTCCACTATGTTCATCACAAACACAACCAGTGGCATCACAATTTTGGGTTAGGAGTAGATTGGTGGGATTTTGTTTTTAAAACGTATCAGCCTGTAGATTGGTTGAGTGAAGAAGAACTTAAGCAACCCCCACGAGACTATTTACAACTGCGGTGGTGGTAA
- a CDS encoding aromatic ring-hydroxylating oxygenase subunit alpha has protein sequence MESTITLSSQPVQNRVREIGINPNYWYPVAWSHQLKPCQILPVVVWQQAIAVYRDVNHQLHALENACPHKGVVFDKGEVFETHLVCPYHGWEFNGEGECVKIPYLPPEQKLPCAKARNYPIQEKYGIIWIFPGDPSLAELKTIPDVPEYNESEWLIVEIPAHFQAHFSICNENTMDVFHGFLHRDIQGWFNPILTQLKAKKNTVHAQYQVSYRGWLSKFLNLNKDENQVTTRTVSITYNYPHYHSTLEGVSSLYLMRLPVSLTETRSFSLLFIKLRLPKWVVNLIRGQLSQIIWHFLFKKFLDQDIEMIESEQQTYLANPHRQYVEINPAIIALQRVNIAQYEEFMQQSELISNHKN, from the coding sequence ATGGAATCGACGATAACGCTTTCTAGCCAGCCGGTTCAAAACCGAGTGCGAGAAATAGGCATTAATCCCAATTATTGGTATCCAGTGGCTTGGAGTCATCAATTAAAACCTTGCCAAATTTTACCTGTTGTGGTATGGCAACAGGCGATCGCCGTTTACCGAGATGTAAACCATCAACTCCATGCGTTAGAAAATGCTTGTCCCCACAAAGGAGTTGTGTTTGATAAGGGGGAAGTATTTGAAACTCATCTAGTATGTCCTTATCACGGGTGGGAATTTAACGGCGAAGGAGAATGTGTCAAAATCCCCTATCTTCCCCCTGAACAAAAATTACCCTGTGCTAAAGCAAGAAACTATCCCATTCAAGAAAAATATGGCATAATTTGGATTTTTCCGGGAGATCCGTCTTTAGCAGAACTCAAAACTATTCCTGATGTGCCAGAATATAACGAGTCAGAATGGTTAATCGTAGAAATACCGGCTCATTTTCAAGCCCATTTTTCTATCTGTAATGAAAACACGATGGATGTCTTTCATGGCTTTTTGCATCGAGATATCCAAGGATGGTTTAATCCGATTTTGACTCAATTAAAAGCCAAAAAAAATACGGTTCATGCTCAGTATCAAGTGTCTTATCGAGGATGGCTCTCTAAATTTCTTAACTTAAACAAAGATGAAAATCAAGTGACGACTCGAACCGTTTCGATTACCTATAATTATCCTCACTATCACAGTACCTTAGAAGGAGTTTCATCCCTGTATTTAATGCGTCTCCCAGTGAGTTTAACAGAAACCCGATCGTTTAGCCTTTTATTTATCAAACTTCGTTTACCTAAATGGGTTGTGAATTTGATCAGAGGGCAATTATCTCAAATTATTTGGCATTTCTTATTTAAGAAATTCCTCGATCAAGATATAGAAATGATCGAAAGTGAACAACAAACTTATTTAGCTAATCCCCATCGTCAATATGTTGAAATTAACCCCGCCATAATTGCCCTTCAAAGAGTAAATATTGCTCAATATGAAGAATTTATGCAACAATCTGAACTAATCTCCAATCACAAAAACTAA
- a CDS encoding aminotransferase class I/II-fold pyridoxal phosphate-dependent enzyme: MEVIKEYMETVYKEGLYPDKFICHYKQGNLVDVEDPSTGGRHKLLTFCTNDILGLVQSEAVKKAAIDAIWQYGTSNSSCSVLSGRIDLHRQLEAEISAFKHLPHTHLFLNAWMAMQALMDGFCHLAITVPNFRNTRETLILTDVLNHGCIVSAVVNADNRSGKVFSHSPKVRIKPYRHCDVEDLARKLKRYAKPDDRIMVVSDAVFSMDGDIAPLPQMIEVLADYPGSVIVMDEAHASGAIGPVGGGIYDHFGMTPQEVLDRGIHPIIMTTFSKFAASAGAAISSYSKELIDLLDCSPTSIGTISLPAPTTAAALESIRQVRQNPELVQILQSNTRYLRSRLSENGFMAMGETNVVPVLLSPELDPKVFATYMMEHYGVWVSPIWFIAKPRLRITVNALHTQAEMDQLIEAMVAAQEALSS, from the coding sequence GTGGAAGTTATTAAAGAATACATGGAAACCGTCTATAAAGAAGGACTGTATCCAGACAAATTTATTTGTCATTACAAACAGGGTAATTTAGTTGATGTAGAAGATCCCTCTACAGGAGGACGACATAAGTTATTGACATTTTGTACCAATGACATCTTAGGATTAGTTCAGTCAGAAGCGGTTAAAAAAGCAGCGATTGATGCTATTTGGCAATATGGAACATCTAATAGTTCCTGTTCGGTTTTGAGTGGTCGCATCGATCTTCATCGTCAATTAGAAGCAGAAATATCCGCCTTTAAACATTTACCCCATACCCATCTCTTTTTAAATGCTTGGATGGCCATGCAAGCTCTCATGGATGGGTTTTGTCATTTAGCGATCACTGTTCCCAATTTTCGCAATACTAGAGAGACTTTAATCTTAACCGATGTCCTCAATCATGGCTGTATTGTCTCTGCGGTGGTGAATGCGGACAACCGTTCCGGAAAAGTTTTTAGTCATAGTCCTAAAGTACGAATTAAACCCTATCGTCATTGTGATGTCGAAGATTTAGCCCGCAAACTCAAGCGCTACGCTAAACCGGATGACCGGATTATGGTGGTTTCTGACGCAGTTTTCTCGATGGATGGGGATATTGCTCCTTTACCCCAAATGATCGAGGTTTTAGCCGATTATCCAGGCAGCGTCATTGTTATGGATGAAGCTCATGCGAGTGGTGCAATTGGGCCTGTGGGTGGGGGAATTTACGATCATTTTGGCATGACACCCCAAGAGGTTTTAGACCGAGGAATTCATCCCATTATCATGACCACTTTTTCTAAATTTGCGGCCTCAGCCGGAGCGGCCATTAGTAGTTATTCTAAAGAATTAATCGATCTCTTAGATTGTTCTCCCACCTCCATCGGCACAATTTCTCTCCCTGCTCCGACAACCGCCGCCGCCTTAGAAAGCATCCGTCAAGTCAGACAAAATCCTGAATTAGTGCAAATCTTACAATCTAATACCCGTTATCTGCGATCGCGTCTAAGCGAAAACGGATTTATGGCCATGGGAGAAACCAATGTTGTGCCGGTTTTATTATCTCCAGAATTAGACCCTAAAGTGTTTGCGACCTATATGATGGAACATTACGGAGTTTGGGTGTCTCCCATCTGGTTTATCGCTAAACCTCGCTTAAGAATTACGGTTAACGCCCTTCATACTCAAGCGGAAATGGATCAATTAATCGAAGCTATGGTTGCCGCTCAGGAGGCATTGTCTTCATGA
- a CDS encoding GH3 auxin-responsive promoter family protein, translating to MSNLLFSLLTQIALRTKEGFVRQTGHLEATQTQFLLTLLKTYQNTVLGQHWKFEEIKTVEQFRERVPVLSYGFYHPYVDQIAQGQANILTSEPVVYLNLSSGTTGKHKLIPVTKRSRKNRQIINQVAQGFLAEAVQKRQISLGKMLLTSSLQLTGYTEAGIPCGPVSVGDLRLSNFLYKQIFVHPYEALKPSDDLARHYVCLLFALQYPNLGIFGANFPVLALRLADYLEKNALELIQDLEKGTIAEWLTLEPELRGILTKQLTPQPGRAAHLREILHSEGRLTPQLVWPSIGCLVTARGGTSDFYFQRFSDYFGNTPIFGGIYAASEGAFGVYHDLDNDGAILAINTGFYEFIPSDQWDVEQPKTLLPQDLKVGEQYRILVSNYNGLYRYDVGDVVEVVGFYHQTPMITFKYRYKGLLSSTTEKTTEYHVIQVMGQLQQEFSLPLENFCITLSEKEIPPHYLVNIELRSGHFLPNPQQFVTQFDYKLREIHTSYAVKRNNSQVPPPRLRILAPGSFAKLRQHLLDKGMPESQLKFPHISEDRQFLTGLNVEKEVHP from the coding sequence ATGAGCAATTTATTGTTCTCTCTTCTAACCCAGATCGCGCTTCGGACTAAGGAAGGGTTTGTGCGTCAAACGGGTCATTTAGAAGCCACCCAAACTCAGTTTCTACTGACCCTATTAAAAACTTATCAAAATACGGTACTCGGTCAACACTGGAAATTTGAGGAGATTAAAACCGTTGAGCAATTTCGGGAGCGGGTTCCGGTTTTATCCTATGGATTTTACCATCCCTACGTCGATCAAATTGCCCAAGGACAGGCTAATATTCTCACTAGCGAGCCGGTTGTGTATCTCAATTTATCCAGTGGCACGACCGGCAAACATAAACTCATCCCCGTTACCAAGCGATCGCGCAAAAATCGACAAATCATTAATCAAGTGGCACAAGGATTTTTGGCCGAAGCGGTTCAAAAACGGCAAATTTCCCTAGGAAAAATGCTCTTAACCAGTTCCCTCCAACTCACCGGCTATACGGAGGCGGGGATTCCCTGTGGCCCGGTGAGTGTGGGGGATTTACGCTTAAGTAATTTCCTCTATAAGCAAATCTTTGTCCATCCTTATGAAGCGTTAAAACCCTCTGACGATTTAGCCCGTCATTATGTTTGTTTACTGTTTGCTTTACAATATCCTAATTTAGGAATTTTTGGAGCTAATTTTCCGGTTTTAGCGTTACGGTTGGCGGACTATTTAGAAAAGAATGCTTTGGAGTTAATACAAGATCTCGAAAAGGGAACGATTGCCGAATGGTTAACCCTTGAACCCGAATTAAGAGGGATATTAACCAAACAATTGACCCCACAACCCGGAAGAGCGGCTCATTTAAGAGAAATTTTACACTCTGAAGGTCGTCTAACTCCTCAATTAGTTTGGCCATCTATCGGTTGTCTGGTTACTGCCAGAGGAGGAACATCGGATTTTTACTTTCAACGCTTTTCTGATTATTTTGGAAATACTCCTATCTTTGGCGGAATTTATGCGGCTTCAGAGGGGGCTTTTGGGGTTTATCATGACTTAGATAATGATGGGGCAATTTTAGCGATTAATACAGGGTTTTATGAATTTATTCCCTCAGATCAATGGGACGTAGAGCAACCGAAAACGTTACTGCCTCAAGACCTTAAAGTCGGAGAACAGTATCGAATTTTAGTCAGTAACTACAATGGGTTATATCGTTATGATGTTGGGGATGTAGTCGAAGTAGTCGGTTTTTATCATCAGACTCCGATGATTACCTTTAAATATCGTTATAAAGGGTTACTATCCTCTACCACCGAAAAAACTACCGAATATCATGTTATTCAAGTCATGGGGCAACTTCAACAGGAGTTTAGTCTTCCTTTAGAAAATTTTTGTATCACCCTTTCAGAAAAAGAAATTCCTCCCCATTATTTAGTTAACATAGAACTTCGTTCCGGTCATTTTCTCCCTAATCCTCAACAGTTTGTGACTCAATTTGACTATAAACTTCGAGAAATTCATACGTCTTATGCGGTGAAACGAAATAATAGTCAAGTTCCTCCTCCTCGCCTCAGAATTTTAGCCCCTGGAAGTTTTGCCAAGCTGCGTCAACATCTACTCGATAAAGGAATGCCAGAATCACAGCTTAAATTTCCTCATATTAGTGAAGATCGTCAATTTTTGACCGGACTTAATGTAGAAAAAGAAGTTCATCCTTAA
- a CDS encoding aspartyl/asparaginyl beta-hydroxylase domain-containing protein: MTATTLTNKLVKQLEKWILADNWLENLIAKHSLVGDYVFFKPEQFPWSKDLENNWQVIRQELEQVLLLVNELPNFQDISKRQYRIANDDRWKTYFFYAFGYKSQKNCQQCPQTAKLLEKIPGLKVAFFSILAPGKHIPEHRGKHKGIIRYHLGLIVPDPKTACRIRVADQFAYWEEGKSLIFDDTFLHEVWNDTDGYRAILFLDIARPLRFPMSLVNWLVNRLITASSLVKEAKTSHELWEKKFYTNC, from the coding sequence ATGACAGCAACGACTTTAACTAACAAACTGGTTAAACAATTAGAAAAGTGGATTTTAGCGGATAATTGGCTCGAAAATTTAATCGCTAAACATTCTTTAGTGGGAGATTATGTGTTTTTTAAACCTGAACAATTTCCTTGGTCTAAAGATTTAGAAAATAATTGGCAAGTCATCCGTCAAGAGTTAGAGCAAGTTCTTCTTTTAGTTAATGAGTTACCCAACTTCCAAGATATTTCCAAAAGACAATATAGAATTGCGAATGATGACCGATGGAAAACTTATTTTTTTTATGCCTTTGGATATAAATCACAAAAGAACTGCCAACAGTGTCCCCAAACCGCTAAACTTCTCGAAAAAATTCCCGGACTTAAAGTCGCTTTCTTTTCAATTTTAGCCCCAGGAAAACATATTCCTGAACATCGGGGAAAACATAAGGGAATTATTCGTTATCATTTAGGTCTTATTGTTCCTGATCCTAAAACCGCCTGTCGCATTCGAGTGGCCGATCAATTTGCCTATTGGGAAGAAGGAAAAAGTTTGATTTTTGATGATACTTTCTTGCATGAAGTTTGGAATGATACCGATGGGTATCGAGCAATTTTATTTTTAGATATTGCTAGACCTTTACGGTTTCCTATGTCTTTAGTCAATTGGTTAGTTAATCGTCTCATTACCGCTTCTTCTCTTGTTAAAGAGGCGAAAACGAGTCATGAACTTTGGGAAAAGAAGTTTTATACCAATTGTTAA
- a CDS encoding MFS transporter — MLSVLRSPAKQIVQCLVLLAAGCLTTMTGGIVAPVFPEILQHLHLEPRWAGMLISIHALMIALFTPILGILADRIGKLKVLIAALIFYAVFGISGAFIGHFLPLLADRALLGIASGGISAACIGLLSNMFEGEARLQVLGYATSAMTTASIFVPLLGGWVGSYNWKFAFFIYGVSLPIALAAALMLQEADRSENSALSNMMGNQLIKAITKPQVIRLFITLALAAAIVYSVVIYTPVYLNETIGADAKLNGIVLTARAIGATVVSALAANWIGKRLGRNVTIALGFILMASMLATIPVLKDISLILYAAVFFGAGFGVAVPHMYNGLAEFSPPELRSSVMAIGTGFNSLGQFICPIFLGAVWQSWGLTNVFYVTAGVGLMIAVWIVSASIQESQRQKAKGKRRI; from the coding sequence ATGCTATCTGTACTACGATCTCCTGCAAAGCAAATAGTCCAATGTCTCGTTCTTCTAGCAGCCGGATGTTTGACAACCATGACTGGAGGAATAGTTGCGCCTGTTTTTCCGGAGATATTACAACATCTTCATCTAGAACCGAGATGGGCAGGAATGCTAATAAGTATTCATGCTCTCATGATTGCTTTGTTTACTCCAATACTAGGTATTTTGGCTGATCGAATAGGGAAGTTAAAAGTCTTAATTGCTGCCCTGATTTTTTATGCAGTTTTTGGGATATCGGGCGCTTTTATCGGTCACTTTCTTCCCTTGCTAGCAGATCGAGCCTTGTTAGGGATTGCCAGTGGTGGGATTAGTGCAGCTTGTATCGGCTTACTGAGTAATATGTTTGAAGGAGAAGCCCGGTTGCAGGTGTTGGGTTATGCTACCAGTGCCATGACAACCGCCAGTATATTTGTGCCCTTATTGGGGGGCTGGGTTGGCTCATATAATTGGAAATTTGCATTCTTTATCTATGGGGTAAGTCTACCGATCGCTTTAGCGGCTGCCCTAATGTTACAAGAAGCCGATCGTTCTGAAAATTCTGCCCTCAGTAACATGATGGGCAACCAGTTAATTAAAGCTATTACTAAACCTCAAGTTATCCGTTTATTTATTACTCTCGCTTTGGCGGCGGCTATTGTTTATTCTGTGGTTATCTATACTCCTGTTTACCTCAATGAAACTATCGGAGCAGATGCAAAACTGAACGGAATTGTCTTAACCGCAAGAGCGATCGGAGCAACAGTTGTTTCTGCTTTAGCTGCCAATTGGATCGGGAAAAGATTAGGCAGAAATGTAACGATTGCTCTTGGGTTTATTTTAATGGCTTCAATGTTAGCGACTATTCCCGTATTAAAAGACATCTCATTAATTTTGTATGCTGCCGTCTTTTTTGGGGCTGGTTTTGGGGTTGCTGTTCCTCATATGTATAATGGATTAGCAGAGTTTTCGCCTCCAGAATTACGCTCTAGTGTGATGGCGATCGGAACTGGATTTAATTCTTTAGGTCAATTTATTTGTCCCATCTTTTTAGGGGCAGTATGGCAATCTTGGGGATTAACAAATGTTTTTTATGTAACCGCAGGAGTAGGATTAATGATAGCAGTTTGGATCGTTAGTGCCTCTATTCAAGAAAGTCAAAGGCAAAAGGCAAAAGGCAAAAGAAGGATTTAA
- a CDS encoding NAD-dependent epimerase/dehydratase family protein — MKAFVTGANGFTGSHLIKLLQQKGHIVKGLVRSSSNLSRLEGCEVELIRGDITDRNALRKGMEGVDTVFHVAAYVELGLVDEAQMERVNVEGTRAVLEVAKEMGISKLVYCSTIGIFGDTQGVAIDETFERQQKDFSSAYDRTKYEAQQWVDRFAAEGFPVVSVMPSGIFGLDDPHFAPVMQLFLKKRLWVWVGGDRVTGIVHVDDVAKAMILAAEKGRLGEYYILSAGDLTTREMLNILAQKTEIPLPIEIPETLVRFLGNGFDLIGKIFSWNPPISRERVHYIYDRCVRVKADKAYQELGWQPRSVSEVMLEFLYQD; from the coding sequence ATGAAAGCGTTTGTCACGGGTGCGAATGGATTTACCGGTTCTCATTTAATCAAACTTTTACAACAAAAAGGTCATATTGTCAAGGGTTTGGTCAGGTCTTCGAGTAATTTATCTCGTCTCGAGGGTTGTGAGGTTGAGTTAATTCGAGGGGATATTACCGATCGAAATGCCTTAAGAAAGGGAATGGAAGGGGTAGATACGGTCTTTCATGTGGCCGCTTATGTGGAATTAGGGTTAGTGGATGAAGCGCAGATGGAACGAGTCAATGTAGAAGGGACTCGCGCCGTGTTAGAAGTGGCTAAAGAAATGGGGATTTCTAAATTAGTTTACTGTAGCACCATTGGCATCTTTGGGGATACTCAAGGAGTAGCGATCGATGAAACCTTTGAACGTCAACAAAAAGACTTTTCTTCTGCTTACGATCGCACTAAATATGAGGCGCAACAATGGGTAGATCGGTTTGCTGCTGAAGGGTTTCCCGTTGTTAGTGTCATGCCTTCGGGGATTTTTGGTCTAGATGACCCTCATTTTGCTCCCGTTATGCAATTATTCCTCAAAAAACGTTTATGGGTTTGGGTAGGAGGCGATCGGGTGACGGGTATTGTTCACGTCGATGATGTTGCTAAGGCGATGATTTTAGCGGCTGAAAAAGGTCGTCTGGGAGAATATTACATCCTGTCGGCGGGAGATTTGACCACAAGAGAAATGTTGAATATTTTGGCACAAAAAACGGAAATTCCTTTACCGATAGAAATTCCTGAAACTTTAGTCCGATTTTTGGGCAATGGTTTCGATTTAATTGGAAAAATATTCTCTTGGAATCCTCCCATCAGTCGGGAACGAGTCCATTATATTTACGATCGCTGTGTTCGAGTTAAAGCAGATAAAGCTTATCAAGAGTTGGGTTGGCAACCCCGTTCAGTTTCTGAGGTGATGTTAGAGTTTCTCTATCAAGATTAA